TTTTTGATATAATGGGACTCAAGAACACGGAATTAAATGAAGAGAGCAGCCATCTTCTGAGCGACATATCTCCGAGTATTGTGGCACTTAAAAGGTAATTTTTTATTTTAAGTGCCACAACTTTTTTCTTTTGATTTTCATGCGAGGAGATCTGAGCGAAGGGGATGGTTGACCTCTTTATCATAGCTTGGTCACCTTTGCTGCCCAAATTATTAACTAGCTTTTTTAGAATCTCTATAAACCCAGATAGATAAAAGAACAAAAAATATCAAACTTAAAATTTCTCCGTAATCTGTAAACCATTGATAGGGGGTCCCTTCAATCCATCTTCCATCGCTGAAAATAACAGGAACTCCTATGGATAAAACTCTATCAGCATTAAAAAGCTTTAAAACTGCTCCGATAATTCCCATTAATGCACCACCTGCAATAAATCCAGAAGCAATTAACGTTCCCCTTTCTTTTCTCTTTTCAGATGTATCTTTTTCCTTTGATGACTTTCCTACAAGATAAGAGACAAGACCTCCGATGAATAATGGAGTATTCAATTCAAGAGGAATGTACATACCCAAAGCAAAAGCAAGGGCAGGGACTTTTGACATCTCTATTAGTAAAGCAACGACTCCGCCAGTACCGTATAAAATCCAGGTGATCGGCTCTTTTGCCATTAATGAAGAGATTATCGCTGCCATCAAATTTGCTTGAGGTGCTGGAAGTATACCACTTTTAAATGAATAAGTTTTTTCAAGCAAAAATATGGCAATTCCCACAACCAATGCAGCTATAAGAGTCCCAGAAAACTTATATCTTTCCTGATTCCTTGGTGTAGCTCCGAGCCAGTATCCTATCTTCAGATCTGTGATAAAACTTCCTGAAATGGAAAGAGCTGTGCAAACAACTCCACCGATTAGAAGAGCAACAGCCATGCCTTCCTTTCCAGAAAGACCAGCTCCAATCAATACCACAGAACTGATTATCAGTGTAACAAGAGTCATTCCTGAGACCGGGTTTGTTCCAACTATAGCTATTGCATAGGCAGCAACAGTTGTAAAGAGAAAACTAAGAATCACACAGATTAAAACGCCTAAAATTGCTATTTTTGGGTTTGATAGATGGTTAAAGAAAAAGAAAATCGAAATTGAAGCAATAATTAAACCTATTAAAATTGTTGACATCTTCAGATCAACGTTTGTTCTTTCAGTAAAACTTTCCTTCTTTCTGCGCTTAAAA
This genomic stretch from Acidobacteriota bacterium harbors:
- a CDS encoding oligopeptide transporter, OPT family produces the protein MENKKKGLPPEAYRELKPGEKYISYVPSESLIHEISIRSVTLGLIMSLFFTFSASYLGLKVGQVFEAAIPIAILAVGFANWFKRKSTILENVIIQSIGSASGAVVAGAIFTTPALFILDLDAKFSYIFLASFLGGCLGVFFLIPLRKFFCMGQHGKLPFPEATATTEILVAGEAGGAQAKVLVVSMIVGGVYDFLSTSMKLWNEMITFQWVEFGRKLSEKARMMLKIDALAAIFGLGYIVGLRYSAVILAGSLLSTFVFIPLIWYLGKFLPEPVFPGTIPISLMNETLIFKSYVQKIGIGAIATAGFISIIKSLPILINAFSLGIKEIFKRRKKESFTERTNVDLKMSTILIGLIIASISIFFFFNHLSNPKIAILGVLICVILSFLFTTVAAYAIAIVGTNPVSGMTLVTLIISSVVLIGAGLSGKEGMAVALLIGGVVCTALSISGSFITDLKIGYWLGATPRNQERYKFSGTLIAALVVGIAIFLLEKTYSFKSGILPAPQANLMAAIISSLMAKEPITWILYGTGGVVALLIEMSKVPALAFALGMYIPLELNTPLFIGGLVSYLVGKSSKEKDTSEKRKERGTLIASGFIAGGALMGIIGAVLKLFNADRVLSIGVPVIFSDGRWIEGTPYQWFTDYGEILSLIFFVLLSIWVYRDSKKAS